The Leucobacter viscericola genome includes a window with the following:
- a CDS encoding GntR family transcriptional regulator, with the protein MLIRVDEASERAIYAQIADSVRTDISLGRITPGSVLPPAREVAAALGINVHTVLRAYQLLRDEGLIDLKRRRGAVVTQAAGAIAELRVEVQSLVTRAAALGVSPDALAALIAGSAAAPHATTPQVGDITEGTAA; encoded by the coding sequence ATGCTGATCCGAGTAGACGAAGCGAGCGAACGGGCAATCTATGCCCAGATCGCTGACTCGGTGCGGACCGACATCTCGCTGGGGCGCATCACACCGGGGTCCGTGCTTCCTCCCGCCAGGGAAGTGGCTGCTGCCCTCGGCATCAACGTGCACACTGTGCTGCGCGCGTACCAGCTGCTACGCGATGAGGGGCTCATCGATTTGAAGCGGCGCCGTGGCGCCGTGGTCACCCAGGCCGCGGGGGCGATTGCCGAGCTGCGGGTTGAAGTGCAGTCGCTGGTAACTCGGGCCGCAGCGCTCGGGGTTTCGCCGGACGCGCTTGCCGCCCTGATTGCAGGGTCCGCGGCAGCACCGCATGCAACCACACCACAAGTCGGAGACATAACGGAAGGAACCGCCGCATGA
- a CDS encoding acyl-CoA dehydrogenase family protein: protein MPTTIDQLFDVADYVTEEEREWQLKAREFAQTRLAPIIDQAFEENRSPSELLPEVGAFGAFGMYMDGYGLPNASSVAYGLVAMEFEAVDSGFRTALSVQGSLTMGAIHKFGSEEQKQQWLPAMRRGEAIGFFGLTEPQGGSDPNTMLTTARREGEEWVLNGTKRWIGLGTIAAVGVVWAKDEEGVVRGFVMPTDTPGFTATAIANKLSMRASLQADLEFVDVRLPLNAMLPKAKGLSAPFECLNEARYGIAWGVMGAARSCLELAVERSQTREVFGSPIGGKQIIQAQLADMFLEYEKGLLLALHLGRLKDSGNLAFGQISVGKLNNVREAIKIASQARSILGGDGITSDFPVMRHMANLESVRTYEGTDEVHQLVIGRELTGISAF, encoded by the coding sequence ATGCCCACCACTATCGACCAACTCTTCGACGTGGCCGACTATGTCACGGAAGAAGAGCGCGAATGGCAGCTGAAGGCGCGCGAATTCGCGCAGACGCGACTCGCCCCGATCATCGATCAGGCGTTTGAAGAAAACCGCTCGCCCAGCGAACTGCTACCCGAGGTTGGCGCGTTTGGTGCGTTTGGCATGTACATGGACGGCTACGGCCTGCCCAACGCGTCGTCGGTTGCCTACGGACTCGTCGCGATGGAGTTTGAGGCCGTCGACTCGGGGTTTCGCACGGCGCTCTCGGTGCAGGGATCGCTCACGATGGGTGCGATCCACAAGTTCGGCTCCGAGGAACAGAAGCAGCAGTGGCTCCCCGCGATGAGGCGGGGTGAGGCAATTGGGTTCTTCGGGCTGACTGAACCGCAGGGAGGATCCGATCCCAACACCATGCTCACCACGGCTCGCCGCGAGGGAGAAGAATGGGTGCTCAACGGCACCAAGCGCTGGATCGGACTCGGCACGATTGCCGCGGTTGGTGTGGTCTGGGCAAAAGACGAAGAGGGTGTTGTTCGCGGGTTTGTGATGCCAACAGACACCCCTGGCTTCACCGCTACGGCCATCGCCAACAAACTCTCCATGCGGGCGTCCCTGCAGGCTGACCTTGAGTTTGTCGACGTGCGTCTTCCGCTCAACGCGATGCTGCCCAAAGCGAAGGGGCTGTCGGCGCCGTTTGAGTGCCTGAACGAGGCCCGCTACGGCATTGCCTGGGGCGTCATGGGGGCGGCGCGTTCCTGCCTCGAGCTTGCAGTCGAGCGGTCACAAACACGCGAAGTGTTTGGCAGCCCGATCGGTGGCAAACAGATTATTCAGGCGCAGCTCGCCGACATGTTTCTTGAATACGAGAAGGGGCTGCTGCTCGCGCTGCACCTGGGGCGGCTGAAAGACTCGGGCAACCTCGCCTTCGGGCAGATTTCTGTCGGCAAGCTCAACAACGTGCGCGAGGCGATCAAGATCGCGTCGCAGGCGCGTTCGATCCTCGGCGGTGATGGGATCACGAGCGACTTCCCGGTGATGCGTCACATGGCGAACCTCGAGTCCGTGCGCACCTACGAGGGAACCGACGAGGTTCACCAGCTCGTGATCGGGCGCGAGCTGACGGGCATCTCCGCGTTCTAG
- a CDS encoding CaiB/BaiF CoA transferase family protein, protein MSGIRVADFSRVLAGPHATMILADLGADVIKIESPEGDGTRQWSPPVNAVGQSTYFAGVNRGKRSVVCDLRDAEGLARAAEIARTADVVIENFKPGTMEKFGLGYEELAAQNPGVIYCSISGFGDAAGKDLPGYDLLVQAVGGLMSITGEQGGEPMKVGVALVDILTGLNSVIGIQAALRARDTPELPTAGRGQHVKVTLLTSLLSALANQASSTLETGVSPTRMGNAHPSISPYETLDASDQPIALAVGTDGQFARLCEVLGVAELAQDPRFVTNPERVANRVALRAALEVPLRSRTAEEWITAFTASNIPAGRVNSIGQAIELAESLGLGVIAETPAIAPDGTTKTLRSIATPIDFSLTPPHYQAPPPGVGEHQGATWLPR, encoded by the coding sequence ATGAGCGGTATCCGCGTCGCCGATTTCTCGCGGGTGCTCGCGGGCCCACACGCCACGATGATCCTCGCGGATCTTGGTGCAGACGTGATCAAGATTGAGAGCCCCGAGGGTGACGGGACGCGGCAGTGGAGCCCGCCCGTCAACGCCGTGGGGCAGAGCACCTACTTTGCCGGCGTCAATCGCGGTAAGCGCTCAGTCGTGTGCGATCTGCGAGACGCTGAGGGGCTCGCCCGTGCCGCCGAGATCGCGCGCACCGCTGATGTGGTGATCGAGAACTTCAAGCCGGGCACCATGGAGAAGTTCGGGCTCGGTTACGAAGAACTGGCCGCGCAAAATCCCGGTGTTATCTACTGCTCAATTTCGGGTTTCGGCGACGCTGCCGGTAAAGATCTGCCGGGTTATGACCTGTTGGTGCAGGCCGTCGGTGGTCTCATGAGTATCACCGGTGAGCAGGGCGGCGAACCCATGAAGGTCGGTGTTGCGCTGGTAGATATTCTCACCGGCCTGAACTCGGTCATTGGAATCCAGGCCGCACTGCGGGCCCGCGATACTCCTGAACTGCCAACGGCCGGCCGCGGGCAGCACGTTAAGGTCACACTGCTGACCTCGTTGCTGTCGGCCCTGGCGAATCAGGCCTCCTCAACGCTGGAAACCGGGGTCTCGCCGACCCGCATGGGTAATGCTCACCCCTCGATCTCGCCCTACGAAACGCTCGACGCCTCAGATCAGCCGATCGCACTCGCGGTAGGAACAGACGGGCAGTTTGCGCGGTTGTGCGAAGTTCTCGGGGTCGCCGAGTTGGCTCAGGATCCGCGATTCGTCACGAACCCTGAGCGCGTTGCAAACAGGGTCGCGCTGCGGGCCGCCCTTGAGGTGCCGCTGCGTTCGCGCACGGCCGAGGAGTGGATCACAGCGTTCACCGCATCGAACATTCCCGCTGGCCGGGTCAATTCCATCGGGCAAGCGATTGAACTGGCCGAGTCTCTTGGGCTTGGTGTCATTGCGGAGACCCCCGCGATCGCACCCGACGGAACAACAAAAACGCTGCGCTCCATCGCCACCCCGATCGATTTTTCGCTCACTCCGCCGCACTATCAAGCCCCTCCGCCAGGCGTGGGTGAGCACCAGGGTGCCACCTGGCTGCCGCGCTAG
- a CDS encoding PucR family transcriptional regulator, translating to MVALSQLLALPDLGLRLLQSGPGDPELSWVSTTELLDLSEYLEGGEIILTTGLTLEADDPRWRDFVAVLSRARVAGIGFGIGVNHDRVPAPLVSAASVYRVALFEVPLPVPFIAVSKAIAELMRADELRAARGALRAQQRLLDRSRGDQDPAEVLANIAQVTGRQLGLLGSDNTVLASTGGFASVRDSVGTEYISLDAEGSLRLAVVGDTPLSPEGRSVIAAGSMVLGMGLRGDRLEETRERERWERFTAGLLSGREQPHSLAILNPSLQLPALVRAIAVQGTAEDISAWRHRPRSGLDRLIAASQSPPRAAGLALAWQLCADTDAAVEGALKVAANHQLDAVVGRSAPVTNTALSYRSASTRLRSLSVTAPLYTAPRTPVVIWADRDTPLLDALLSMGDPQGTEEGSRRRALGAHVLGPLSLASSELAEHERHMLRETMSAVFQADGQRGPAATALGIHRNTLRDRLTRIERLTERSLADADDRSELWFALRLEEIADEG from the coding sequence ATGGTCGCCCTTTCTCAGCTGCTGGCTCTGCCCGATCTTGGGCTCCGCCTGCTTCAATCTGGGCCGGGTGATCCCGAGCTCAGCTGGGTGTCAACGACAGAGCTGCTCGATCTCAGCGAGTACCTTGAGGGTGGCGAAATCATACTCACCACAGGGCTCACGCTCGAGGCCGACGATCCCCGCTGGCGCGACTTCGTCGCGGTTCTCAGCAGGGCCCGGGTCGCGGGCATCGGGTTCGGGATCGGCGTCAACCACGACAGGGTTCCCGCTCCGCTCGTGAGCGCCGCCAGCGTCTACCGGGTAGCCCTCTTCGAGGTGCCACTGCCGGTGCCGTTTATCGCCGTGAGCAAGGCCATCGCTGAGCTCATGCGCGCTGATGAGCTGCGGGCTGCCCGTGGCGCCCTGCGGGCGCAGCAGAGGCTGCTCGATCGCTCGCGGGGAGACCAGGATCCGGCCGAGGTCTTGGCCAACATCGCCCAGGTAACGGGGCGCCAGCTTGGCCTCCTCGGCTCAGACAACACCGTGCTCGCGAGTACTGGGGGCTTCGCGAGCGTGCGCGATAGTGTCGGCACCGAGTACATCTCGCTCGATGCCGAGGGCTCGCTGCGGCTCGCGGTTGTTGGCGATACACCGCTCTCCCCAGAGGGCCGCTCGGTCATCGCCGCGGGATCCATGGTGCTCGGCATGGGGCTTCGCGGTGACCGTCTCGAGGAGACCCGCGAGCGCGAGCGCTGGGAGCGGTTTACCGCGGGATTGCTGAGTGGTCGCGAGCAGCCCCACAGTCTGGCGATCCTGAACCCTTCCCTTCAGCTGCCAGCCCTGGTTCGCGCAATTGCCGTGCAGGGCACTGCCGAAGACATCTCTGCGTGGCGCCACCGGCCCCGCAGCGGGCTCGACCGGCTCATCGCGGCTTCACAGTCTCCACCGCGAGCGGCCGGCCTGGCCCTGGCCTGGCAGCTGTGTGCCGACACGGATGCGGCGGTCGAGGGAGCACTCAAAGTGGCTGCAAACCATCAGCTCGACGCGGTGGTTGGGCGATCCGCACCTGTCACGAACACCGCACTGAGTTACCGATCCGCCAGCACTCGACTGCGGTCCCTCTCGGTGACGGCTCCGCTCTATACCGCTCCCCGAACACCAGTGGTGATCTGGGCGGATCGCGATACGCCGCTGCTCGACGCGTTGCTCAGCATGGGAGACCCTCAGGGAACCGAGGAAGGATCTCGGCGCAGGGCGCTCGGCGCGCATGTTCTCGGCCCGCTCTCACTTGCGAGTTCAGAACTCGCAGAGCACGAACGCCACATGCTGCGCGAGACCATGTCTGCCGTCTTTCAGGCTGATGGGCAGCGCGGGCCAGCTGCCACCGCGCTGGGCATTCACCGGAACACCCTTCGGGATCGACTGACCCGCATTGAACGACTTACGGAGCGATCACTGGCAGATGCCGATGACCGCTCCGAACTGTGGTTCGCCCTGCGTCTCGAAGAGATCGCGGACGAGGGTTAG
- a CDS encoding ABC transporter substrate-binding protein, producing MQKVLSRSLRRRIGTAAALVATAALVLTGCATSGSSGGDAAPDVKLVDTGKDIDQVTVAFPGSLANLYIGQESGILNYNLAATVQEGLVGQDSSGKVVPAIAESWTTPDDSTFVFKLRKDARFQNGDPVTADDVVFSIKQAADPEASPGIYYYLTNLASVEKTGDDEVTVKSKTPDATFLVGLSNAGAVVITQQKFWEAHKGNIGTSDSLILGTGPYKVTEFQPDSHVTLERVDTWWGGVPKAKSIRVNFIPDANTRLAAAKKGDIDIAFNVPINQAAEWSKIDGMRLEALNDLSYVGLLFDQNVKPFDNVDVRTAIAESIDRDAIADKLLRGYGEKATAIMTPESLSAAYDGKEARKELAKVPQHDFDLDAAKKLLAGTDAKGLKTELTYPNTGPQLGIAAQAIAENLKKIGMEVTVKEVPIEEWLATIGDGKHGLGFMWYFSTTGDPAEVNGYLLGADNPNAFKSDEATNLIAEANALVDPKERAQKLIELETLNANETVNAPIWWGKSLTAFSNTVGVTDYSPYTFTGVWGAKLFAAEVK from the coding sequence ATGCAGAAGGTTCTGTCTCGTTCTCTGCGACGACGCATCGGCACCGCCGCCGCGCTCGTCGCAACGGCCGCGCTTGTACTCACAGGCTGCGCCACCTCCGGCTCATCTGGCGGTGACGCGGCTCCAGACGTCAAGCTGGTCGACACGGGCAAGGACATTGATCAGGTCACAGTGGCTTTTCCTGGATCACTGGCCAACCTGTACATCGGACAAGAGAGCGGCATCCTGAACTACAACCTCGCTGCAACGGTGCAGGAGGGGCTTGTTGGGCAGGACTCCAGCGGAAAAGTGGTTCCCGCGATCGCTGAGTCCTGGACGACACCAGACGACTCCACCTTCGTGTTCAAACTGCGCAAAGACGCCAGGTTCCAGAACGGGGATCCGGTCACCGCAGACGACGTGGTCTTCAGCATCAAACAGGCAGCGGATCCCGAGGCCTCACCCGGCATCTACTACTACCTAACGAACCTCGCCTCGGTCGAGAAGACCGGCGACGATGAAGTGACGGTGAAGAGCAAAACTCCCGACGCGACGTTCCTTGTTGGTCTCTCCAACGCTGGCGCGGTGGTCATCACACAGCAGAAGTTCTGGGAGGCGCACAAGGGAAACATCGGCACGAGCGACTCGCTGATCCTCGGCACCGGCCCCTACAAGGTCACTGAGTTCCAGCCTGATTCACACGTCACCCTGGAGCGCGTCGACACCTGGTGGGGTGGAGTGCCAAAGGCCAAGTCGATCCGGGTCAACTTCATTCCGGATGCAAACACTCGACTCGCGGCCGCCAAGAAGGGCGACATCGATATTGCGTTCAATGTGCCCATCAATCAGGCTGCCGAGTGGAGCAAGATCGATGGCATGCGCCTCGAGGCGCTCAACGATCTCTCGTATGTTGGGCTGCTCTTTGATCAGAACGTGAAGCCGTTCGATAACGTCGATGTTCGCACCGCTATCGCTGAGAGCATCGACCGCGATGCAATCGCAGACAAGCTGCTCCGCGGGTACGGCGAGAAGGCGACCGCGATCATGACGCCCGAGTCACTTTCGGCGGCGTACGACGGCAAGGAAGCCCGTAAGGAGCTCGCGAAAGTACCGCAGCATGACTTCGACCTCGACGCGGCGAAGAAGCTCCTGGCGGGCACCGACGCCAAGGGGCTCAAGACTGAGCTGACCTATCCGAACACGGGTCCGCAGCTCGGGATCGCCGCCCAGGCGATCGCAGAGAACCTCAAGAAGATCGGCATGGAGGTGACCGTCAAAGAGGTACCGATCGAAGAGTGGCTCGCCACCATCGGTGATGGCAAACACGGGCTCGGATTCATGTGGTACTTCTCGACGACGGGTGATCCGGCAGAGGTGAACGGCTACCTTCTCGGAGCCGACAACCCGAACGCCTTTAAGAGCGACGAGGCCACAAACCTCATCGCCGAGGCAAACGCCCTCGTTGATCCCAAGGAGCGGGCCCAGAAGCTCATCGAGCTGGAAACCCTCAATGCCAACGAAACGGTGAACGCACCGATCTGGTGGGGCAAGTCGCTCACGGCGTTCTCGAACACCGTCGGCGTCACCGACTACAGCCCCTACACCTTCACCGGTGTATGGGGAGCAAAGCTCTTCGCCGCTGAAGTGAAGTAG
- a CDS encoding ABC transporter permease, translating to MRVGHRLTRTLTLRIASVVLILLVISFLSFTLLYLAPGDLVKNLLGNRPSTPAAIEAIRAQYHLDDPFFVRYLDWLFSALRGDFGVSIRLQQPVTKVIESRIGVTAELIGFSFVLALVSAVPLGILSAARAGKRIDRAASAVSLFGLSAPSFALAILAISVFSLLIPIFPAYGAGDEGFDRFLHLVLPSVVLAAGIGAILMRMTRAAVLRELESDAVTFARSRGIAEAKIQRIALRGALIPIVTSAGLILTFIIGGTIIVETVFALPGLGQLLEEAVLFKDLPVVQAITLLVATAIAIITILVDVSYMLLDPRVRARELVG from the coding sequence GTGAGGGTCGGTCATCGCCTCACGAGAACGCTCACGCTGCGCATTGCCAGCGTCGTGTTGATCCTGCTCGTGATCTCATTCCTCTCTTTCACGCTGCTCTACCTTGCGCCGGGAGACCTTGTGAAGAATCTCCTCGGCAATCGCCCGAGCACACCCGCGGCCATCGAGGCAATCCGCGCTCAGTACCATCTCGATGACCCCTTTTTCGTTCGCTATCTCGACTGGCTGTTTTCTGCCCTGCGCGGCGATTTTGGGGTTTCAATCCGGCTCCAACAGCCGGTCACCAAGGTCATCGAGAGCAGGATCGGGGTCACCGCCGAACTCATCGGCTTCTCGTTCGTGTTGGCCCTGGTCTCGGCCGTGCCGCTGGGCATTTTGAGTGCTGCGCGCGCGGGCAAGCGCATCGACCGTGCGGCGAGCGCGGTTTCGCTCTTTGGGCTGTCAGCGCCGAGCTTTGCCCTTGCCATTCTAGCGATTTCGGTGTTTTCGCTTCTGATCCCCATTTTTCCCGCCTACGGAGCGGGCGACGAGGGCTTTGATCGGTTCTTGCACCTCGTACTGCCCTCCGTGGTTCTCGCCGCGGGTATCGGCGCCATCCTGATGCGCATGACCCGCGCTGCGGTGCTGCGCGAACTCGAGAGTGACGCCGTCACGTTCGCCAGATCGCGCGGCATCGCCGAGGCAAAGATCCAGCGCATCGCGCTGCGCGGGGCACTGATTCCGATTGTCACGAGTGCCGGGCTCATTCTGACCTTCATTATCGGTGGCACGATCATCGTGGAAACGGTGTTTGCGCTGCCGGGTCTGGGGCAACTGCTCGAGGAGGCCGTGCTGTTCAAGGATCTGCCGGTGGTGCAGGCCATCACCCTCCTTGTTGCGACGGCCATCGCGATCATCACCATTCTCGTGGACGTGAGCTACATGCTGCTCGATCCGCGAGTCAGAGCGAGGGAGCTCGTCGGATGA